The region TGCGGCACGCCGAAAATCACGCAGTTCTCGTACGccattgaattttaaatgaagaTGGCACAAGAGCCAGGCCTTCGCTTTCACAATGAAATGTTTACCACTGCAAGGGCACCCACGTCGACAAACAAAAGTCCTTGCCAACGCCAAAAAGACACTTGCGATAGACATAATTGGGGATGGGAGGTGTGCACGTCACCGCGGCACCGCCTGCACATCTCGGGAGCTTATAAAATTTGTATCGAAAAtcccccccccaccatccTTTGCCTTCCATCCAATGAGCCGTAATGCCAAAAGCAGGACTTCAAAATTAGCAACGTTtagaaatacaaaatttgcacatcatttgaaattcattaaaaattcgAGAAGAGCGGAGAGTTGCAGATTTTTCGGTGGGTCGACATGTGGATACCCTTGCAAATACAGGGCCTCCTCTAAGCCACTTTATGCTTCACTTTATACCCTTCCTTAACGGACCATCAGCTTATGCAAATTTAAGCAGCAGCCGTCGGAGCGGGGCCGTAGTAGCGGCCTGCTCTGAAGGAGAAGGAGCCGCGCCGCATAGTTTGTATTGGGCTCACGGACTCATTGGCTGACAATTATGTGCGGGCGGGCTTTCAGTATCTTTTGGCGGAAACGCTAGAGATCGGGGGCCAGGGAAAGGTAGCGGTGTGGGCGGCAAAGTTCTTGTCAGATCATTTTGTAAATTTcatggcagcagctgcatggTAGCTCCCTTCTGCACTCGATAAAAATGGTGGCCAAAGTTGTTGCAGGGCCACCGGAAAACTGAGTGCCGTTAAGGGGGTGCACTTTGTTTGCACAGCGCATTGAATGGATAGAAAGAAAGCAGAAAGCCAGACCCGACCACCAGCTGCACGGCCCTGGCCGGGGCAAGGCAAAGTTTCCAGCAGCATCGCATTCGTTATGAGTATGCACTAATATGAATTTTATATGAAAAGCTTTGGGGGAAGGACCTGCACTGGCGCTGTTCTTGGTAGCTGTACTTTGGGACTTTGGTAGTGAAACTGAGACAAAAGTTTCCGTTCTGCCGAAAACTTAACAATTGGCCAAGGCGCACCCCACTGAGTTTTCCGGCATATTTATCCATTTCCGGACTGTATTTATGAGCAACCAAAGCGGCAGCCATTGAATATTGTGTGCATGAAGCATTCTGTATCgcagtttttggtttttttatggttttctttaatttctcTGTTCGTCTCTGTTCGCTCTTCTTGTCGATAGGTGAATATCGCATAAGACTTATTGATCGGCGATCGGGGATCGGATAAGGGTGCTGTGGTAAAAGCTAGGGTATCCAGCTGCTGCCCAACAACACCCTGTTCCCTTACATTGTTTTTTTGCAGGTGGAAATTTACATCCTTTTTCATCCTTTGTTTGGCCATCAATTTAATTCAATGCTCATTATTTTCCGACAGCACATTCTCATTATGGATCGATGGGTGGATGCATGGATGGACGGCTGCTTTCCCATCTCCATAGCATGCGGAATTCTGTCCAAATGGACGCTAATAGGCATGCAAATCAGTGCAAATTAAATGGCATAAAACGCAATAGAGAACGAGGCGCCAGTCCCAAAGCCTAGAATAATTTCTCAAATCTGGTAATCTGGTGCACTTTAGGGCATTAACCAGCTGCAATTATCGCTGAAGTCCTGAATGTCCTATCCAACATTTTGTTCATTTATTCAGCCAATGACCATTGGAGTAACGTGTGCTCCCCCATCATGTTTTATGGCCCCCGGCATTTATGGACGGACGATCGGTGGTGGCCTCCCTGTGGCAATAACCTCGGCGGGGACTGCCAACTTGCTACTAAATCAAGAGCAATAATTCTGACTGGCTGTGGCACATAAATTTCATTGCCCCGAAAGCTTGAAACAATATATTGTATGTGCCATTTTATATGCCTTTTTTCATGGCCAAATTATCagctaacacacacacaaacacacgtgTTGGCCATAAATCTAGCAGCGTTCGGCTTTTTCTGACGCTTTATTAAGTGGTCTAGCAGAAAGGGGCTTGTAGGGGGGCGCTCCAAACGCCGAAgggaaaattgattttcagtgttttatttttactcCTATTTAATTGTTGGCCGAGAGCCAGGAAAGACAGGGGAGACAGGGGAGCCGTTGACTGTTGAAATGTTTGTAAGCGGAACTTTGAGCCGAATCCAAGCCGAAAGCCACAGAACAGGAGGATGTTCGTGTGTGGTGTGAAAACGACAGGATGCAAGTTTctgccaaacaaaaataaaagttatCCATCAGATTTACTTACATTCgtttaataacaataattttttCTAAACTTTGTTGGGAAAACTAAAATCCGACTAAGCTTTTCCCGCTTAGAAGTTGGCCGGAAATTGAGGATTCCATTTCATGGTATTAGTTTCACTTTTAGTGTCAACGAATTGgttacaaatttaaatttttaaacgGTGCTTTGTAGTCactgttttattatttaatcgCACCGTTTTCACTTCCGTTCGATACATTCCCCGTCCTCGGGCACCAGAGAAAACTCTCCTATAAATTCCGTTCGAAAAGCGGATTTGGGTAGAATGTTTACGCAGATTTTCCGGAAAAAAGTTCGGCTTGAATTAAGACGAGAGGGCACGTCGTATGGCAGCGGTTGGGACTCGCACACTAATGCCGCCAGGACACCGCCACCAAAAGGCTAAGAAGCTGGCCAGCAGGCAAGCTAAAATCCTTTCTCCTGGAAACTCTCTTAAATGTTAGCcggctctgctgtgctcttcGGCTCTGCTAATGTCAGCAGAGATGCTGTGCAGATGAAATCGAAAGTCGAGCAACACGTGCACTGTTATCGAAGCCCTTAACAGAATTGGGCCGGCTCTTCGTCTCTGGCCACTCTCTTAAATGTTAAGGGGAGCGTTTACTGGGGTTTTAGGGATatgttatattttattaaatctGCTAACCATTTTTATGGTGCTTCAGCCATTTGCAAGGGTGAACCCCACATAAATTCATGTCGACGAGGGCCAaggctgcctcctgcctcctgcctcctccaCATGGAAGCCACAGGTGCGACAGCAGCAAATTAAGTTGCACGTATAACTCACAAACATGAAGACATTGCCAGAAGGAAATGtgtgccccctcccccgctGCCTACCTCATCACAAAATATAACGCATACGACCCTATGTCATGtgtattttacaattgttGCCAACTCCGTTTGTCATTGCAGCAAATGACTTTAGCAGAAGCGGAGCCTCAAGTAACTCACACAAATTTCCAGGGCAAAGGCAATAGACATCTGGCTATGAAGCCGACCATTGACCATTGTCTTGAGCTGCTTAAAGTGTGCCAATTGAATGAGGCTACGCTACGCGCAGTGTCAACGACTTGGCCAACAGTTCAGCATTCTCGACCATAATTCGAGATAATTTAGTTATTATTAGGGACAAAGCGACGCACAGAATTCCCCCGAATGCCCCGAAAGCCCGAATGTCAGTGTCAATGAACATGTTAACCCAAAACTCGAATGCCATATAGGAGTCAATGCCAAATGACGCACAGAGATAACTTTTTGGGGCACAAATATACACGATAATTGCAGAGAGAGACGTACACACGACACACCACACACGAGGAGTGGAATGACAACTTAATTTGGCTTGGAGGGCGGACACACAGGTCAGGATCAGGTTAAGCTTCAAAAGGTTAATGCCACTCAACTTCGACTCTAGATAAACAAGAAGCACACTGACAGTTGACTTGAGACAACATCTGAAGTGCATTCCACTTACCAATTATTGAAGATAATTAATAATGGTACAAAACCAAGTTTAAATTTCTGCCTGAGGCTATGGGAAATGGAGATTTTCCTATAATTTGGTTATACATTCATACGGGGGACATCTGTATGCATATTTAATTCACATTTTTTTCCTTCTGGGCATGCAATGAATATGTGAATGTGTAGCACCGCAGATGGAAGAATTTTCCATGCACGCTTCCATTTCCAGCTCCTAGGCATGctgcacacatatgtatgtacatatttccatACGCGATTACCAGCCGACGCATCGAGATGCATTTGCAGCAGGGAAATGCCACAATGAGTGCCTGCTCGAGTAGTCGTACGACTGTCTACTGCTTTAGTTTGAGTGCACTCGATTAGAAGAAGGCCAAGTGCCGATGGGTTGACAAAAGCCAGCCTCTGAGGCGTCGATGGCATGCAGCGAGGTGTTGAGACAGTAGTGGCGCCTGCCAGTCTCGCAAATTACAGAGCAGCCGTGCCCCAGAAGGCGACGGTCGGGGCAGAGCACGTACTGCAAGGATGACAACCCGTTGATGCTGCCGCTTCCACTGGGGAAACTTGAACAAAGTGAACGTACGCCATGTGGCGTCTAGCACGGCTAAGTGCCAGCCAATCAGAACATTAATCAAATCAATGCGATTTGCAATGCAAAGGGATTTGTTACTTGCAGGGATTTGTTGGGGGCGATTTTGACAGTAAACAAGCCGAAGAATCGGCCAATAGTTGTAGTCGGGCAATAGTAATTCGCATTGGATTTTCTCTGATTCCAGAATTGATTTGATTAGACTCTGAATTGGAATCGGCAACGGAATGATGAATGATTGTAGCCATGGCTGTAGTACTGTGTCCATCTGACAGCTTAATGCGTGTCGTCTGCCAAACGATTTGGAAAAATTGATTGTGTCCACACTCACAATCAATTGCCGGTTGGAAACTCGCCACCGAAAATGGCAGAGCAATAAACAATTCCAGGCAGCAGCTACTACAATCGAAATTGAAAGCGTAATTTCGTTTGGTGACGGGGAATGGGACGGAGACGGGGACGAAGGCGGCGACGATGATGAGTGAACTACAGACACATTACTCGTGTTCCTCCGCCCCATTCGAGTTGGCAATAAAACCAGAAGCCAAGAGCATATTCAATCGCCAACGTTTTTGTGTCACTGCTATTTTTATTCACTCATTTATTCCACTCGAGTGGCCCactgcaaaaaagaaaagaatgcATGCATCTCTTTGGCTTTGCTTCTGCCTCGATTATCCCGGAAGTCTAATAGACAACATAAATAACAAGTGATAATGAAATTGCAAAATACCTTGTCACTGCAGCTCAAGTGAGAGCCCGACCAAAGAACACCTCAAGTGGCGGGCGATCTCGGGCGAGCGCCTTTCAGGCGAAGGTGCGATAATTAGCAATTTGTATGGCTTCTGGTGCCGGTGCCATTTATTACGGAAAGCCCTATGGCTGGACCATAAAACGTACAACATTCTGTATTTCATCCCAGGAGGTGCTAACCAGGCTCCTTCCAGGAGAGGGCATAATGAACGTTACCCAAGCATGATTTATATCTTTATACGAAGCTCATAAATCTGTGCGTCAGCGAAAAAAGGAGGCCAGGAGGGCGACACCCGAATGCTCTTACTCGTCCATCGGTCAAGGAAACCCTGCATTTTCCCAGACGAGTATGACTCTACTCTGAGACTCCGAGTATTTGGGGTGTAACGTGGGATCATCCTTAGTTTTAAAGAAAATTATCGACTTAACCAAGGCCGACGAGCATACGACTTCTCCTCTCATATTGCCTTTAGGAGTTTTCCGGCTGGAGGAAGATTTCTCATAATTATGTGCACTTCTCCGCCTGCGAAGGTGTGCCTGCGATTAGATACGGGACTTTGACCTTTCGGCCACAATATGCGCTCGTTAGTCAATGTTTAGCAATTTGTTATGAATCaacaataaatgtaaataacaTAATAATAGGAAACAACGCCCACGCCGCACCGGACACTGCTGATCAGGCGGCAGTTGAAGGAATGCCCTCGCCATCCGCCAAATGAAttatggccaacaaaaaaggCCGAAATGAAACACGCGCTCATCCAATGTAATATTCTTTTTTCGCCTCATCACGCCAGCTGTTTTCGGCGATAGACAACGCCGTCAATTGAGCGAAAATCAATGGATGGCCAGTCTGTCAGTCCACGGCCAACACCCACGCACACCCACGCACCCAATCAGCCCAACGCCCAACGCCCTCGTcctttgctttatttttacACAAAACAGAATCTGTTTCTATCCTTTGCCTGCTGGTCATTCCTTGCGGATTGGTACATATATTCTTTAAAGTGTGAAAAGTGGGAAACTACAAACAGATAAATTCTATAGAACGAAATAGTATAAAGATTCAGGCTGCTGCACCTGTTCGCTGCAGGTTTCTTTGTTCATTCACAACTTCTGCGACTGCCTGGAGTTCGGTTTATCGTTTCCCTGACTAATTATTCCATTTACTTTGCCCAAGTTCCTGTAGTTTTCTGTTTCGTTCCTTGTTTTGGTAGCTGCCGCAAGGGTAGTGTGGCGTGACTGCACTATCAAAGTGCCCCAAACAAAAACTTCTGCTCGCCGGGGACGGGGGAGAACTCTGTGCTCCCTGTGCTCTGCTCTCGTTTTCCTCAACATATTGCACAACACATGCAATACTGTCAAAATATTTTCCCCCTACAAATGGAAACATTCGTTGGGATGTGAGATGTGAGCCTAAGTCACGGAAAAGTTTCAAATGTGGGCTTATGCTCCTCGGAAAATCGGATACTTAATGTTTTTCTTTGCAGTAAAGACTTTATGAATGATTTTGGGTTTAGGGAGCTACTGTACTCCCTGCTGTAAAATCCACTAAAAGTAATAAATGAAACACAACAGATTTTTACTTCACAATCACCGTTACGACAATTCAACCATCTCAGACTTACGGCCTCCCCAAGGCAGTGCGAAGCCACTCCATTTCCCCTCCACCATCACTTGACCATCCCCACAGCTTTCCACCCCACTCCTAGCCAATTCTGTGAGCAGAACGGTCTAGCGGGCAATTGCTCTTGGCGTCCCATTGGCTTGATTTGTAATTTTCTGGCTACCAATTTCATGCGCTGGCCAGCAGTCCATTCCAGTGTCGCTTGGAGCGTGTGCCCGGAAATATGTTGCGCTATATATTACTAGAATGTATTTTTCAGATAACTTTTTCGTTGTTCGCGTTGCGAAAAAGACTTTAATTCTGTTGGTTTTTATAATCCTGCCAGTTTTAATGGGAGTTTAAGGAAAGTTTCAAGCCAAAGCATTTGTTTTTACATCCTAGGGGTATTGAAATTCAGTTATGAGGAAGGAAAAACCACTTGCAGCTTAATCGCTTCCCATTAAAGAAGAAAGAACCGCAAAAAGAAGTCAAACAATTCTATTTCGTGtgctaattgaatttaaaaatttattttaattggtaTCTAAATCGTTTATTAGTGGGGACTGCAAGGAATcactttccattttccattaaaGTTACCCTGAAATTCCTGAACTAATCAGAAGTCAGGGAGTCTATGAAATCGATTCGTTTAAAGATGGGCTGTGATTTCCATTCGACACGCTGTGAGTGTTATGCGTCGGCATTAACGGCGTTTTTATGGCCATTGGAAAATGGCACATTAGCGGCATAAAACAGGCCGTAAGCATTAGCTCGAAATCCTTTAAGCGCACAAaatacacatgcacacgccGGGATAGCGTCTAAAGTCGATTCGAAGTGTTCACAGGATGCTTTTAGGCACAACGCTGTTTTATTAGAAGGAGCAGCCGGAACGCTGTCCATCAGGAATAGAACTTAACGCGCCTTTAATCGCTTTCGCATAAATTGTCTCGCGTCTTTTGTAATAAACCTGAGTATCTCCATCCACCGGCAAAACAAATTCCGCCTTGGGAACAACTAAATTCGAGATTTTACGGCAGTTTCATTGAGTTTACGCTTGATTTGATTCGAGTTTAATTCAAGAAATAAGCCAAAGGCCAAAAGGCATCGCAACAAGCCATCTCAGATCATAGTCGGCATTCGGGCAGTAGTCATCGTATTCTCCGCACTTCACCCTGGTTCTGGCCCCTTGGCtcacatttcaattaaaaaagcaAATATACGGGGGattgaaaattgaatgaaaatatGTCATCAATATTGAGCCTATCGGATGtgttgtgtgggtgtgtgtggaagAGGCTTAGGGTTGAGTGGCAATGATACAATGATACAGGCAGATACTCTTAAATAGTATTTTTTCGAGCTCATGCAATTAACGAGTATGTCTGTCCAACAATTGTATATGAACATCTGGGCATCATCCTAACCATTCATTCATCCTCATTTTTCTGACGTTCAACGTTTGGCACGTTCAACGACAGATGATGGAAACATAAAACAAATCCatagataaagagagagagagaggtttaAAAGCAAAAAGCTGAAGAGAGATAGGAGgatacaaaatacataaacacaaaaaaactcCTAGTACTCATACATGATACtggcatatgtatattgcTCGAGTGTGGCTACCCTCACTAAAGGATGGAGAGGCACATCTTCAAGACTCGGAGTGCCTTACCCTGTGTTGATTCCTCTTTCTATTTTCTGAGCTACTTCTGGCACGCTCTTTGCATTCTTATCACTGAAGAACTAAAGTGTACTACAGGAGAAGTAAAGattaataaatatgtatctatCAATATGTATGATAcgctttaatttaatttacacaCATTTCCGCTAATTCCCATCTGCGATCTGCCCTTTTTATGCTATTTTTCATTTGTCTTTGCCTCGGGTTTTGGATTTAGTTGGATTTGTAATACGAGTATTCCCCGCTTTTCACCGAATTCTTTAAATGTTAAACCGCTGGGAATGGGTTGCCTGCTCCTCTACTTGAAAAGCGGAATTGATTAATGGAATATTATCGAAAAAACAGGACAAGTCTCTCTCTAAGTTTTTCTAACAGCAATCAATCTAGCTGATTGGGTATCTAGAGTGTTGGACCCCGCAGCTGCCGTCACTGGTGGTATTGCGCACTCATATTTCTTAATTTTCCTTAAAGTATGCAATGCCACTTACCACAAACAGCTGTTTGTTTGTGCTCTTTGTACAAGTCCCTGGAAGTCAGCTAGAGCACTATGGTTCAGACTTCGTTTTTTTGGCAGAAAGTCgaaatacttaaaaaaaaaaccgaaattttataaaaatactcCAAATAATTGTGCAAAGTTTCAAGGCACTAGCTTAAAAACAAGActttatgccaaaaaaaatcGACTTCTGGACCATAGTGCAGAgtacgaaaaacaaaaacaatctCTCTATGAGCATGGAATGCAAAACCGGACAGCTGGCTATCAGCCGTGCACGTTGCTGGTGTCGTCATAGCGACGAAAGGGCCATGGTCAGCAGCTTCCCATGGAAGCACTACGGATTCCCATTCAACGAACATATCAAGATTGGTAAGTAGCTTAATAACGTTTTAATCTGTGGCTGTGTTTCTCTGCTTTGGTGGAGGGATCTATAAAGCAATCCATGAGCCAAGGAATGGCCCCACATGCAAGTAATCACAACAAATCCAAACAACAGAAgcgtttatttataaattcaCACCTCAAGAGCCCAAGCatcggcggcggcagtggcaacatCAACAAGTTGCCCCAGTTCCGTGCCACACAGCAGCCAACGGAGGCCCTAAGACCTTGCCCAAAATGCCGGCGTCTAATTTTAaaacacatatgtacaaaGAGGAAGAATGAAAACAAAaccgaatctgaatctgaatcgaaatcggaatcggaatcacAACAGTTGCCATATCCCCGAACGCACCGTCCGagaatcaacaaaaaatattaaccaaaATAAATGAGAGCGAAATGTAAGCGAAACAGGGAAAAGACACACGAATCTTTGGCAATTTAATTTCGAAAACTAGAGATGAAAACAGTTTTTCAGTTCTTCAGTTTCGGTCTTCGAAAATagccccagcagcagaggGATTTGAATATTCTGAAAGAGTCGGGAGACAGTCGCTGGGAAGGCGCGACAAACGCAACTGCGAATGCAGCGGACGGTCGCGGCCGATCTTTAaactatataaaaataaaccgAAAATAAGAAAAAGCAGAGCGGGCAGGCTGTGCCAAAATTGGTTCAGAATTAGAGTAGAGTATATAGTAATGTGACTGCTGTTTGTGttgtaaataaattacagcagcagaggaaagATTAATAACAATAATCATTTTGGTGAGAGAAGATGTCTGAAATGAGTGTGGCAGCCCGCAAAGGCAGCGCCCAGCTGGACGTTATGCAAAAGGCTGGCTGGAAGATCGACGAGAACGAAAAAGGTAACCCACTGATTTCTCCGCCATGTCGTCAGCATAATATATAGTATTCCCACCTTTCGCCAGCCTGCTACATAGACGTCGATGAGGACAACGATGAGACCACTGAAGAATCCAAGTGGTGCATTCTTCCGGACCTGATACTCGAGGAAATCTTCACCTACCTCAGCCCCAAGGAGCGCTACTATGCTGGCCTGGTGAGAAGAGTGTACTCCTGCTCGTACTCCCCCTCCATCTTCTGGTGTCTTTCAAGGTCTGTCGCCAGTGGCATCGGGCCTTCTATCTGCCAACGGTTTGGAACAACTTTGTGGTTGACGATCGTACGCTGACGAGACCAAAATACAACTACTACTCGGGCTGGCAGTACTGTCTCGATCACATGCGCACACAGAACTGCCTGTCGAGAATCGGGCGTCACCTGCGAGGCATCGAGTTCCGGCCGTGGCACAGCTTCAACAACATCTTCCAGTTTATGACAATGCTCACCTGGAGCATGGACAAAGTGAGGGAATGACAAATTGTATTTCCCCTTTGTAACCTCCTGATGCCTTTCAGGGAAAAGAACTGAACGCCGAGCCGCAGCTCGTTGGCATGGGTAGCCGGATACGTTCTCTGGTATATCATTTCCCCTGCAACATGTCGCAGCCCAACGATCCGGAAGGCATCAAGCTCTTCGGCACTGGAGGACAGCTCCTGAGGGGCCtgaaggagctgctgctgcgattgACAGAACTGCACACTCTGAAGCTGGTGGACTTTGTGCTGGAGCGCTTCGAGGCGAATCACTTGCTGGATGAAGTcgtctgcagctgctgcaccaAAATGAGAGTGCTCAATCTGGTGAATGTGACCACCATGCACTGTCCCATCATGCATGTGGGACTATTCCTCAATCTGCAGGTGACGGGAGCATCTTTCTACACACTTTGCTCTTACTAAAGGGTGACATCCTCCATTGGCAGGTGCTCACCATTTCTCCCCAAAACATAGACGACGATGTGTTGTCTCTGCTGGCGGACACAAAGCTGCGGCATCTGTATTTACTGCAAAACTGCTATACTCCCAACCACCTGACCATTAGCGCCTGCGGAGTCAAGGCCTGGCGCAGCCTAAAGAAGACGAATCCGCGCATGCGGGTTCATCTGAGGCTGGAGAACCTCGTCGACGGCGAGGTAGTGCTGCAACCAGAGGCCCCAGTCCACAGCATCACCTACTGGACGCCACAGACTCGTGTGAGGGCTGACCTGCTCGTCCGCATGATAGACCACTACAAGAATACTCTGGCTGTCTACGGTCATGAGCTGTTGCCGCGCTTCACCAGCCCCAAGCCGTTCAACAGCCGCATCGACAGCTTGCTGGTGCTGATATGCCGCCAATGCCTCAACTTGGATACTCTGGTGAGTGCTCATCACTCCGCCGCTCCCTCTCAGCTAACACCTTGTTTCTCCATAGACCGTACGGGAGAAGGTGTCCACTgcgacgctgctgctgattgctCGAACGGCCAAGAATCTCCGACACTTAAATGTGAGACGCTTCGCGGTGATTCTGCGCTGCGACTGGCCCCGGCATCCGGAATGGAGCAACGAGTTCCACGCCTGGCTCCGGCGCAACTCGCGCTCCTACGAGGCTGTGGAGCGGGAGATCTCCCTGATCTTGGGCTACAAATGGCAGCTGTTGAGCGACCGCGACTTCAAGCAGGTCACAGTGAATGCCAAGTCGGGTGCCTAAAGAGCAGATTGTCTGTCGTCCCCGCGCCTCATCCTCCCCCCAGGACTCTTGTGATAAACACGGTGTAAAGCTTTACTTAATTGTCCATAATTTGCCATgcaaaataaagtaaatattttgaatattaGAAGGGGTAACTGGAATCTGTGATCCCTTTTATTGTGCTCTTTTCGAGTCTAGTTGGAGCCTGCACCTCATGTGGTAATGGTGCCCCAGCCCATGGGACTGCCGCGACCGCCCGCACCGCACTATCCAATCCGTGCGTTAGGGATTTATGCAttggaaaatattcaaatatttacacattttaggtaaataaaatgaaattgaaaatagaAGTATGTGCAAAAGATTTTAATTGCAGCAGAAGGGAAGTCGAAATAGTTTTTAACATTGCATGAAATGTGGGATAAAACGAAAGGTGCAGCAATATTCAAATGCCAGCAATATTATtcgaaaataaaactaaacgTTGTGTCCAATAAAGCCAAATGAAACAACTGCAGTAAGCCAAATCAATTCGGGCCCGAAACATTCAATGTCTGTGACTAAGCTTATCGTTTAGTTGGTTATATCCATTGCATACTCAAAGGCAGTGCTACGTACAATTTATTAAAGaaataatatacataaataaagaacaaaaaattaagaagaaaaaaccatcAGACTGGGGGCGCCAGTGGGGAACTGTAACAAACAAGTAACTATAGACTAGCCTTACCTTGCGCTGCTGTCCGTTCGGGGGCACCAGTGTGCACATGTAAAATGTAGATAGATATACACTGACTGGAGGCGCCACTGTTATCTTATCAGAATCAGCATTCTCGGTGAATTTCGTGGGAGGCCTATGATTTTGCATAGATCTGCTGATATCTCACATGGCACACTCCGCCCAACGCCCATCTTCCTTGCTTCCTTGCAGCTTCACCATTCATTTCCATATTATAAAAGCCGGCTGCTCGACACTAATAAATCAGAAATTTCACAAAACTCATCGCGGATGCTGAAATTAACATCATTGTTTTGCCACTGAGCTTCTTCGGAGGCGTAACTCGATTCATTTCACTaatcacaacaacaaaaagatttCCGATAAAgtaatttttatacccgatactcaaaatgagtattggggtatattagatttgtggtaaaagtggatgtgtgtaacgtccagaaggaatcgtttccgaccccataaagtatatatattcttgatcagcatcaatagccgagtcgattgagccatgtctgtctgtccgtctgtccgtctgtccgtccgtccgtctgtccgtctgtccgtctgtccgtccccttcagcgcctaatgctcaaagactataagagctagagcaacgatgttttggatccagacttctgtgatatgtcactgctacaaaaatatttcaaaactttgccccgcccacctccgcccccacaaagggcgaaaatctgtggcatccacaattttaaagatacaagaaaaccaaaaacgcagaatcgtagagaatgaccatatcttttagactgcagaatctgaattagatcgtattactattatagccagcatcaagaaaacaatttcattttttctcg is a window of Drosophila pseudoobscura strain MV-25-SWS-2005 chromosome 3, UCI_Dpse_MV25, whole genome shotgun sequence DNA encoding:
- the LOC6898157 gene encoding F-box only protein 39, translating into MSEMSVAARKGSAQLDVMQKAGWKIDENEKACYIDVDEDNDETTEESKWCILPDLILEEIFTYLSPKERYYAGLVCRQWHRAFYLPTVWNNFVVDDRTLTRPKYNYYSGWQYCLDHMRTQNCLSRIGRHLRGIEFRPWHSFNNIFQFMTMLTWSMDKGKELNAEPQLVGMGSRIRSLVYHFPCNMSQPNDPEGIKLFGTGGQLLRGLKELLLRLTELHTLKLVDFVLERFEANHLLDEVVCSCCTKMRVLNLVNVTTMHCPIMHVGLFLNLQVLTISPQNIDDDVLSLLADTKLRHLYLLQNCYTPNHLTISACGVKAWRSLKKTNPRMRVHLRLENLVDGEVVLQPEAPVHSITYWTPQTRVRADLLVRMIDHYKNTLAVYGHELLPRFTSPKPFNSRIDSLLVLICRQCLNLDTLTVREKVSTATLLLIARTAKNLRHLNVRRFAVILRCDWPRHPEWSNEFHAWLRRNSRSYEAVEREISLILGYKWQLLSDRDFKQVTVNAKSGA